The following coding sequences lie in one Aspergillus luchuensis IFO 4308 DNA, chromosome 8, nearly complete sequence genomic window:
- a CDS encoding beta-catenin-like protein 1 (COG:S;~EggNog:ENOG410PI7N;~InterPro:IPR016024,IPR011989,IPR013180,IPR039678;~PFAM:PF08216) produces the protein MTSIDELFKKPSSAASAKRKLDSAKDPNELYKAAKLDADGDVKSKGKAPMVEDEGDEDDGYAGPELPPDFDAEDIPDDEEGRFFGGGMERQTAEAMQYIDQHEEADVAPEKFDVTWLRRFALNFEKKISKNAELRGKFENDPQKFMASEADLDTEIKSLSILSENSYLYSEFAKLGCVGSLMSLLSHENADIAIDVIQIIGELTDEDVEAEQEQWDSLVNAMLDAELIELLAQNLSRLDEESEVDRAGVYYVLNVLENIASQTSIAEKIGQDPNLLPWLIARIQKKERPVTQNQQYAAEILAILLQSTPKNREKVVSLDGVEILLQLLSAYRKRDPEKDSDEEEYVENLFGSLNYLVNEDYGKEKFLEAEGVELAQIMLKEGKFSKQRALRLLDHALGGMAGAPACERFVEAACLSTVFGMFKKKQDNETTEHLLGIFASLLRLLPGGSAPRIRTLAKFMEKDYEKIEKLIKLRREYAQRVTPVEQAIEKERKNFTEEEQEIMAAEWLSRRFDAGLFSLQLIDVILAWLVAEDDGAKKKIVSLLADRDEDLSLIRRTLQEQMEGLSEDEPGEKDSKEMLETLLQFL, from the exons ATGACGAGCATCGATGAGCTCTTCAAG AAACCCTCCTCGGCAGCAAGTGCCAAGCGCAAACTAGATTCCGCGAAAGACCCGA ACGAGCTCTACAAAGCTGCTAAACTAGATGCGGATGGTGATGTGAAATCAAAAGGAAAGGCGCCCATGGTAGAGGATGAgggcgacgaggatgatggctacGCGGGTCCTGAACTACCTCCCGATTTCGACGCCGAGGATATcccagatgacgaagaaggacgcttcttcggcggcggcatggAGCGTCAAACGGCGGAGGCTATGCAATATATCGATCAACACGAGGAAGCAGATGTTGCG CCAGAGAAGTTCGACGTTACCTGGCTGCGACGTTTCGCCCTCAACttcgaaaagaaaatctCGAAGAACGCCGAATTGCGCGGAAAGTTTGAAAATGATCCTCAAAA ATTCATGGCCTCGGAAGCAGATCTCGATACCGAAATCAAGagcctctccatcctctccgagaattcatatttatatagcgAATTCGCAAAGCTGGGCTGTGTAGGCTCGCTTATGTCGCTGCTTTCACACGAGAATGCCGATATTGCAATTGATGTGATCCAGATCATTGGCGAGTTgacggatgaagatgtggaggCCGAACAAGAACAATGGGACAGTTTGGTGAACGCAATG TTGGATGCCGAACTTATCGAGCTCTTGGCGCAAAACCTTTCGCGACTTGACGAAGAGTCCGAGGTCGATAGGGCAGGCGTGTACTACGTACTAA ACGTCTTGGAAAACATTGCTTCGCAAACGTCCATCGCAGAGAAGATAGGGCAAGACCCCAACCTGTTACCTTGGCTTATCGCTCGTAtacagaagaaggaaaggccAGTGACTCAAAACCAGCAATATGCAGCAGAAATACTTGCCATTCTGCTACAATCAACTCCCAAGAACAGGGAGAAGGTCGTCAGcctggatggtgttgagattCTCCTGCAATTGCTTAGTGCATACCGCAAGCGTGATCCCGAAAAAGAttccgacgaagaggaatatGTGGAGAACTTGTTTGGCAGCTTGAACTACCTTGTGAACGAGGATTACGGCAAGGAAAAATTCCTGGAAGCTGAAGGTGTTGAGCTTGCGCAAATCATGTTGAAGGAGGGCAAGTTCAGCAAGCAACGGGCTCTACGACTCCTGGACCATGCCCTAGGAGGCATGGCAGGCGCTCCTGCATGTGAACGCTTTGTTGAAGCAGCATGCTTGAGTACAGTATTTGGGATGTTCAAAAAGAAG CAAGACAATGAAACGACCGAGCATCTGCTGGGCATTTTCGCTTCGCTGCTGCGCTTACTTCCGGGCGGTTCCGCACCACGGATTCGTACACTAGCCAAGTTTATGGAGAAGGACTACGAGAAGATCGAAAAGCTCATCAAGTTGCGCCGGGAGTATGCCCAACGAGTGACACCGGTCGAGCAAGCTATCGAGAAAGAACGAAAGAACTTCACGGAAGAGGAACAAGAGATCATGGCGGCCGAGTGGTTGTCCAGGCGATTCGATGCCGGTCTATTTTCTTTACAG CTTATTGATGTCATTTTGGCCTGGTTGGTGGCCGAAGATGACGGggcaaaaaagaagattgTGTCCCTTCTGGCTGACCGCGACGAAGATTTGTCACTGATTAGACGAACCTTACAGG AGCAAATGGAAGGGCTCTCTGAGGATGAGCCCGGCGAGAAGGATAGTaaggagatgctggaaaCGCTTCTACAGTTCCTGTAA
- a CDS encoding putative TOM core complex subunit Tom6 (COG:S;~EggNog:ENOG410PTJ0;~InterPro:IPR020266;~PFAM:PF17112;~TransMembrane:1 (o32-55i);~go_component: GO:0005742 - mitochondrial outer membrane translocase complex [Evidence IEA];~go_process: GO:0030150 - protein import into mitochondrial matrix [Evidence IEA]) translates to MVPRQRVVSGRQQKSFFSTAYDEVTHPENATIVRSVLVFGAGVAFLYSSLSELLLPPM, encoded by the exons ATGGTTCCCAGACAGCGTGTCGTCTCTGGCCGTCAGCAGAAGAGCTTCTTCAGCACTGCCTATGACGAAGTCACCCACCCCGAGAATGCTACCATTGTGAGAAGCGTTCTGGTCTTCGGC GCCGGCGTCGCTTTCCTCTACAGCAGCCTCAGcgagctcctccttcctcc TATGTAA